The DNA segment aagtgaaccttcgccctgtctgaggtcctgagtgctctggagcaggttttcatcaaggatctctctgtactttgctctgttcacctTTCCCttggtcctgactagtctcccagtctctgttgctgaaaaacctccccacagcaggattctgccaccaccatgcttcaccatagggatggtgccaggtttcctcctgcttggcattcaggccaaagagttcaatcttggtttcatcagaccagagaatcttgtttttcatggtctgagtcctttaggtgccttttggcaaaatacaagcgggcggtcatgtgccttttactgaggagtggcttccgtcttgccaccctactataaaggcctgattggtggagtgctgcagagatggttgtccttctggaaggttcttcattttccacagaggaactctggagctctgtcagagtgaccatcggtttcatggccacctccttgaccaaggcccttctcccccgattgcctagtttggccgggtggccagctctaggaagagtcttagtggttccaaacttcttctatttaagaatgatggaggccactgtgttcttggggaccttcaatgctgcagaaatgttttggtacccttccccagatctgtacctcgacacaatcctgtaccgacaattccttcgatctcatggcttggtttttgctctgacgtgcattgtcaactgtgggaccttatattgacaggtgtgtgcctttccaaatcatgtccaatcaattgaatttaccacaggttgactccaatgaagttgtagaaacatttcaaggatgatcaatggaaacaggatggacctgagctcaattccgagtctcatagcaaagggtctgaatacttatgtaaataaggtatttctgtttgttatgtttaatcaatttgcaaaaatgtctaaaaaactgtttttgctttgtcattatggggtattgtctgtaaattgatgaggatttgtatttatgtaatacattttataataaggctgtaacgtaacaaaatgtggaaaaagtcaaggggtctgaatactttcccgaatgcactgtatggcaTCTATGGACCAACGTCTTCCAACGCAATATTTTCCAGACTAGTATGTCAAACAACTGACCAATAAACTTTAATGTGGGTGTTGGCTGGCACATAAATGTATATTCACCAGTACACATGTTACAAACCCTGTCAAGACTCAACAAATGCAAGCATGTTCAGATTGACCACAAGGGAGTGCTACAACAGGCACATATAtcttgatctgtttgactcaGTGTTGAAATTGGAAACCTGAAGTCTGGATTGTGATTCCTAGGATTTCAGTGACTACTTATTTAGAACTTTTTTGGTTTTATTCAAAAGGAGAAACACTTTTACATCCAAGGCTACAGATTGAGAGACAGATAAGTTTGTCATAAAGTGGCTGCAGCTTGCACCAGACAGAGGCAGAAAGGAGAGGACTGAACACAGCAAGGAAAGGGCAGATAGAACCAGAGAGACACACatttacatacacacataaactcagcaaaaaaataaacgtcctctcactggcaactgtgtttattttcagccaacttaacgtgtaaatatttgtatgaacataagattcaacaagtgagacataaactgaacaagttccacagacatgtgactaacataagtggaataatgtgtccctgaaaaaaaGGGGggccaaaatcaaaagtaacagtcagtagctggtgtggccaccagctgcattaagtactgcagtgcatctcctcctcatagactgcaccagatttgccagttcttgctgtaatATGTTACCCCAtcttccaccaaggtacctgcaaattcctggacatttctgggggggaatggccctagccctcaccctccgatccaacaggtcccagacatgctcaatgggattgagatccgggctcttcgctggccgtggcagaacactgacattcctgtcttgcaggacgACTTGATaacgaacagtatggctggtggcattgtcatgctggagggtcatgacaggatgagcctgcaggaagggtaccacatgagggaggaggatgtcttccctgtaacgcacagcattgagattgcctgcaatgacaacaagctcagtccgatgatgctgtgacataccgccccagaccatgacggaccctccacctccaaatcgatcccgctccagagtacaggccttggtgtaacgctcattccttcgatgataaacgcgaatccgaccatcacccctggtgagacaaccgCGACTCGtgagtgaagagcactttttgccagtcctgtctggtccagcgatggtgggtttgtgcccataggcgacgttgttgccggtgatgtctggtgaggacctgccttacaacaggcctacaagccctcagtccagcctctctcagcctattgcggacagtctgagcactgatgaagggattgtgcgttcctggtataactcgggcagttgttgctgccatcctgtacctgtccggcaggtgtgatgtttgaatgtaccgatcctgtgcaggtgttgttacacgtgctctgccactgcgaggacgatcagctgtccgtcctgtttcCATGTAgggctgtcttaggcatctcacagtacggaccttgcaatttattgccctggtcacatctgcagtcctcatgcctccttgcagcatgcctaaggcacgttcacgcagatgagcagggaccctgggcatctttgttttggtgtttttcagagtcagtagaaaggcctctttagtgtcctaagctttcataactgtgaccttaattgcctaccgtctgtaagctgttagtgtcttaacgaccgttccacaggtgcatattcattaattgtttatggttcattgaacaagcatgggaaacggtgtttaaacccttaacaatgaagatctgtggagTTATTTGAATTtgtacgaattatctttgaaagacagggtcctgaaaaaggcacgtttcttttattgctgagtttacatacatacatgtaagGGATAAACACTGACGCTTTATACATTATCTGGAAATAATGGACAACTTGATAATGACCGAGTTTATTAATTCCAGATAATGTACAGAGCGGAGGCATTTATCCCACTTAAACCACTGTTGCCATTGAAAACAAGCACACATTTTCTGGTAAAAATGACATGTTTTCATTGATAAGTAAATTCATACTATTTCAGCCTTCCACTAAACCAGGTTGTTAGTTCTATCGGTTAAGTTGCTAGAGAAGAGGACTTGTTGTTCATTCTATTTGTTTGATTGCTATGCAGGCTtgcaatgttcttatcccttgcttgctagctagccaactatggctaacacAGTCGTGTCAACTCTGCAGATATAATAACatcaaagtagctgcatttgcatttgtttaagctgttttctagtgacatttatttggatacatccatgcTACTGTACATTAATAGTGCCTGTTCAGGGATGAAACCCACACAGAGTCAATTTCATCTATTTAAATAAAATCGATTGAATTCGGGCCATTGCTGGGCCTAAAATGGCAGCTTTGGCTCAGTTCTGGCTGCCAGATCGGGCCCAAATGACTCGGGCCTATTCTGTACCATCATTCATTTCAGACTCGGGCCGAATCCGGCTGCCAGTTTTAGATCTGGCATGCAGGAATCAGGCCAGACGTTTGTGCCACCTGGGATGCAGCTAGTTTGTGAAGTGGTTGACTAGCCTACCAGCAGTTTCTCCAAGCTGATGGTACACAGCTGCGAGGATGTTAACACGTCACATGGTGGTTAGCAGATGTAGACAGATAGATGTGTGTTTTGCCCTACTGTAGAAATAGCCTGGGAAAGATGAATTCAAAGGAAATATTTACCCGGGGACTCCGAGGTGAAAACATCAAAGATCAAATTAATGtgaatctctatctctctctctctctctctcgctattatGATAGACCCTATTATATAGGCTATTATACTCCTTTAAACTTCAACTTTAAAGTTTGTAATAGTATCAAGTGCAAGAGGATGTGATCTGTTGGTCAGTGTTATCATACAATCTGCTTGTTTATCATGAGAGCTACTCAGACCTGTGTTTCCTGAGTAAGTGTGAGGTCATAAACTCTATATGTAGTTTCCACACTGCCTTTCTGTGTCTGAAGGTACTCAGTGCACACATCAAGCTGTGAAAAAGACAGATTGACATATAGTATATattcaaaagtatgtgggcaccccttcaaattagtggattcggctatttcagccacacctgttgctgacagatgtataaaatcgagcacacagccattccatctccatagacaaacataggcagtagaatggccttactgaagagctcaatgactttcaacatggcaccgtcataggatgccacctttccaacaagtcagttcgtcacatttctgccttgctagagctgccccgatcaaccggaagtgctattattgtgaagtggaaacgtctaggaacaacaacagctcagctgtgaagtggtaggtaGGCCACACAATTTCTTACGGGACCACAGAGTGCTGAAGTGCAAAGCGggtaaaaatcgcctgtccttgtttgcaacactcactaccaagttccaaactatatctggaagcaacgtcagcacaagaactgttgtcggcagcatcatgaaatgggtttccatggccgagcagccgcacacaagccaaagatcactatgcgcaatactaagcgttggctggagtggtgtaagctcactgccattggactatggagcagtggaaagtgttctctggagtggtgaattaagcttcaccatctggcagtccgacgggtttggcggattccaggagaacgctacccgCCTGAAtttatagtgccaactgtaaaatttggtggaggaggaataatggtctggggctgtttttcatggtttggactaggccccttagatccagtgaagggacactacagcatacaatgacattctagatgattctgtgcgtccaactttgtggaagaccctttcctgtttcagcatgacaatgcccctgtgcacaaagtgaggtccatacaatcaaaatcggtgtgaaagaacttgactggccggcacagagccctgacctcaaccccatcgaacacctttgggatgaattggaacgctgactgagGCAGTGAGCtcttaaggccattctactaccaatgtttttCTATGTAGATTGCATATCTGTGTGCTTGATtgtaacctctacgggatcggtcccccccacgggacagttgagctaacgtaggttaACGTGATtaacatgaggttgtaagtatcaagaaaatttcccaggatatagacatatctgatatgggcagaaagcttaaattattgttcatttaactgcactgtccaatttacagtagctattacagtgcaataataccatgctattgtttgaggagagtgcacagttatgaacttgaaaatgtattaataaaccaattaggcacatttgggcagtctcgatacattttgaacagaaatgcaatggttcattgaatcgGTTTAAAACTTTACACATactctgctgccatctagtggccaaaatctaaattgcgcctaaccTGGAACAgcacattatggcctttctcttgcatttcaaagatgatggaacaaaaaaaaaatcatgtttttttatttgtattatcttttaccagatctaatgtgttatattttcctacattcatttcacatttccacaaacttcaaagtgtttcctttcaaatggtatcaagaatatgcatatccttgcttcaggtctgagctacaggcagttagatttgggcatGTCATATTTggcgaaaatgtaaaaaaaagggtccgatccttaagagtaactcctgtcagcaacgggtgtggctgaaatagccgaatccattaatttgaaggggtggccacatacttttgtgtatatatagtgtatatcagcatggtagaattcaatggctagtTCATTCTTGCATGTTCTTTGTTTTGAGcagcttttgaaagcaaaagtcgaattgaaaacattaatgttattggcattgttgaattcaattttcataatggcaagctaggactgatggtttggttggCTACGCATAGTCCCtggttgattatcccttacatatCCACGGTATATCAGcatggtagaattcaatggctatagttcattcttacatgttctatgtttgagctgctctAATTTAAAGCATTGTTGTCATTGGcaattcgattttcataatagcaagctaggactcATGGTTGTTTAGCTAAattagcaagtctgtttgtttggtgaccaaggcaactactgtaaCTATCTAGTaaactaacttgctagctactttagttgatgttgaacacatttctagtggcatATGTGTTAAGTTAAAGCCATGggataaaagggataatcaacacGGGGCTCTATGTTCTCTGGAAAATGAACAAGTAGAAATAGCCTTGTAAAGATGGATTCAGAGGAAATGTTTACCTGGGGACTCAAAGGTGAAAACATCAAAGAGAGAACAAATGAATGTgaatctctatctctatctctatctctctctctctctctatctctctctctctctctctctctctctctcctatcataGACCCTACTATATAGGAAAATATACTACTTTAAAGTTTGCAATAGAATGAATTGCAAGAGGATGTGATCTGTTGGTCAGTGTTATCAAACCATCTGCTGGTTCATCATGAGAGCTACTCAGAACTCAGACCTGCGTTTCCTGAGTAACTGTTAGGTCACCCTATAGGTAGTTTCCGCACTGCCTTTCTGTGTCTGAAGGGACTCAGTCCACACATCAAGCTGTGAAAAGGACAGACTGACATATATCACAAACGGGACTGATTGACATTATGTGCTTGTTCTTAAGGATAGCTTTTCTCTTGGTCCAAGTAAGAGGTAAGTCTAGGCATAGCCAGTTCTAGGCTTTTAGTGGAAAGGTGTATGTTGTCTTTCTAAGGTCAATTCTCTCTGTCATATTTAAAATGGATGAATAGGATGGATAAATAGGAAATAGAGCTTGGACAATCTTTGCTTATATCCTAACAAGTAGTTAAAGCAAGCTTATAAGTGGTTATAACAAGCTTAACACAAGTGTTATCTTATAACAAGTGGATGTTTTTGGATGTATAGGTCACTGTTACACCTCCATCAACTCAGCCCATGTGGACCAAACGATCCGGCCGGGCCACAGCTTCAGCCTGGCCTGTGAGTTTGTCTGCCTGCAGCCCAGCCATGTGATGCAGTGGTGGAAGGATGGCCAGGTCCTACTTAACGCTAGCTCCATCCTGCCCAACATTACTCTGTCTATGCATGTGAGTGGAGCTGGGGAGAAGGACAGTGGGAACTATAGCTGTAGGACAGAACCACCTGATGCCCTGGGCACCACAGCTGTTATTACAGTGGAAGGTAAGATCAAATCAAAATCCaatccaattgtatttgtcacgtacacagtttacagcaggtgtAAAAGGGGCAGTGAAATGCGTGTGTGCTATCTCCCTCAACATTGCAGTACAATAATCAATATCAACAATAAGAGTCAAATAAAAACATACCACATTTAGGCATGTGTGATGTGTACAATTGTCATAGACCTGAATATTTATGTATCACCCTGAGCTAATACCTAGGCTTCAGCTCAGTGTGTTAATGCAGCCTCGTAGCACGCAGATAACCCAGGTTATACCCAGTCGGTTACACATCTGTATGTatctatataaactcagcaaaaaaagaaatgtgcctttttcaggaccctgtctttctaagataATTCATACAAAtcgaaataacttcacagatcttcattgtaaagggtttaaacactgtttcccatgcttgttcaatgaaccatatgcaattaatgaacatgcacctctggaacggtcgttaagacactaacagcttacagacggtaggcaattaaggtcacagttatgaaagcttaggacactaaagaggcctttctactgactctgaaaaacatcaaaagaaagatgcccagggtccctgctcatctgtgtgaacgtgccttaggcatgctgcaaggaggcatgaggactgcagatgtggctagggcaataaattgcaatgtctgtattgtgagacgcctaagacagcgctacagggagacaggatggacagctgatcgtcctcgcagtggcagaccacatgtaacaacacctgcacaggatcggtacatccaaacatcacacctgcgggacaggtacaggatggcaacaacaactgcccgagttacaccaggaacgcacagtccttaccagacatcaccggcaacaacgtcgcctttaggcacaaacccaccgtcgctggaccagacaggactggcaaaaagtgctcttcacttacaagttgtggttttgtctcaccaggggtgatggttgggtTCGCGTTtttcgtcgaaggaatgagcgttacaccaaggccagtactctggagcgggatcgatttggaggtggagggtccgtcatggtctggggcggtgtgtcacagcatcatcggactgagcttgttgtcattacaggcaatctcaacgctgtgcgttacagggaagacatcctcctccctcatgtggtacccttcctgcaggctcatcctgacatgaccctccagcatgacaatgccaccaaccatactgctcgttctgtgcgtgatttcctgcaagacaggaatgtcagtgttctgccatggccagcgaagagcccggatctcaatcccattgagcacgactgggacctgttagatcggagggtgagggctagggccattcccccccagaaatgtccaggaacttgcaggtgccttggtggaagtgtggggtaacatctcacagaactggcaaatctggtgcagtccatgagaaggagatgcactgcagtacttaatgcagctggtggccacaccagatattgactgttacttttgattttgacccccccccctttgttcagggacaccttattcaatttatgttagtcacatgtctgtggaacttgttcagtttatgtctcacttgttgaatcttgttatgttcatacaaatatttacatgttaagtttgctgaaaagaaacgcagttgacagtgagaggacgtttcttttgttgctgagtttataatgttttgatctgttttttttcccccagacCTCCCTACCTCTGGGCCCTCTGTCAATACCCTTGAGCCCACAGTAGAGCCAAAGCAGGGTATGTGTGAGGTGCATGGGGTTGGGGTTTACAGACAAGGTGAGATGTTCTTTCCCATCCACATGGTTTAGCAGCCAAAGAGTTATCCGCCCAGCATCTATAGTTCACCACCCAGCATCAATGATATTAATGAGAAAAATGGCCTCGTCTTTTCAGTGATTttaatttctctctttctctctctctttcttgtcttgtctctctttttgacatttctttattttcttttgttCTCTTTTCTACAttatctttgtctctctttcgctccctctctctctctctctctctctctctcaggtgttcTAGATGTTGTGATGGTGTGGTACCTACTGTTGAAGGCTATATTTCTCATCCTCATGGTGACCACTATAGCTCTGGTTCTAGCCTGCAGGCTCCGCTGAATACAGTATGGCTCTCAAGCTTATAACATGCTGCCATGCGGCTTTGCTTCCAGCTATTGTTGAATTTTAACAGCACATGCTGTGGAACGCTGTAAATCATCTTCAAGTGCTAGTGATCTTAGTTTAAAATGTTGATGGAACAGTTGGTTTTGATCTGTGTATTGTGTTTGTTCAATTATAACTTAGAATCTTGTTAGCCTACATGATTAACTATTTGGTATAATTATTTCTTCAAACCTGTACTGCTCCTGCAATaaactattttttttttctcaattttaTTTTGTCACATCAGTTTGTCAGAATAACCTAACACTGTGGAGAGATGCTTGGTGATGTTGTATCTGCTTTGTGGAATCCTCGCTCCAAAACGATAAAATAATTCAATTAACTTTATTTTCTTGTCTGGTGTAGTTAAAAAATTAAGAAACAAAATGCCTATGGTTTTTACTCTTCGGGTATAATTCACGATTAATTAGAGTAGAACAATGTGAATTGTAGAATATGCCTTTAGTCTATGACTAGCATTGGCTCAATGTATTTGAGGCATATTTGGCCCATAAActagatttgagatttttggggGCTAGGTCGAAACCACAGGTGGGTCTAGACGTAGGCGTTGGGGTACCAGAACTGTTTCCTTTCATTTCATATGAACGCACAACACCCATTTTTGCGCCGTAATAGCTTGGCTCGCACCCGCCATTCATGTGTTCAACTACACCCCAGTCCAGATTCACTACATCCATCGGACTGCGCCGTAACAGTAACTTTGCCTATCACTTCAACCCCAAGTCCCTCATGGAAAAGAACGCGCAACCACCACAACACCACTGGATCGAAGCTAAATCTCCGTGCGCATTTTTGCGCATCTTTAATTATACAGTGCATGGTCGTGGTGATGTGTGACTGAAAAAGTAATCATGTTCGCCAATTCATTCGAGTACCTCGGCCTCCGTAAGCGAGTGTCCCAGCTCCTCCCAGCGTCAGATGAGTTGGTCTCAGACGGGACCACTGGGTCCTTCAAACTATTGGTgcttctcctctccatcctcctcttctgGGCCATCCATCTGCAGAAAGACGATGTAAGTATCGATGTAAGTACAGTGCGACGACTACTTTTATGTACCGGTATTCGAAGCGGGCCAACCAGCCAGACAGGCAGAATTTAGTCCTTAAATGTGTATTTCACCATCCTTACAGCCGATTTAGCATTT comes from the Salmo trutta chromosome 21, fSalTru1.1, whole genome shotgun sequence genome and includes:
- the LOC115157178 gene encoding uncharacterized protein LOC115157178 isoform X3, with the protein product MCLFLRIAFLLVQVRGHCYTSINSAHVDQTIRPGHSFSLACEFVCLQPSHVMQWWKDGQVLLNASSILPNITLSMHVSGAGEKDSGNYSCRTEPPDALGTTAVITVEDLPTSGPSVNTLEPTVEPKQGMCEVHGVGVYRQGVLDVVMVWYLLLKAIFLILMVTTIALVLACRLR
- the LOC115157178 gene encoding uncharacterized protein LOC115157178 isoform X5, whose protein sequence is MSGHCYTSINSAHVDQTIRPGHSFSLACEFVCLQPSHVMQWWKDGQVLLNASSILPNITLSMHVSGAGEKDSGNYSCRTEPPDALGTTAVITVEDLPTSGPSVNTLEPTVEPKQGMCEVHGVGVYRQGVLDVVMVWYLLLKAIFLILMVTTIALVLACRLR
- the LOC115157178 gene encoding uncharacterized protein LOC115157178 isoform X2 is translated as MEITYADPENKKLAEVIKALDNYCAPRRNTVLERHPFWAHNFNEQAGHCYTSINSAHVDQTIRPGHSFSLACEFVCLQPSHVMQWWKDGQVLLNASSILPNITLSMHVSGAGEKDSGNYSCRTEPPDALGTTAVITVEDLPTSGPSVNTLEPTVEPKQGVLDVVMVWYLLLKAIFLILMVTTIALVLACRLR
- the LOC115157178 gene encoding uncharacterized protein LOC115157178 isoform X4 — protein: MLTGHCYTSINSAHVDQTIRPGHSFSLACEFVCLQPSHVMQWWKDGQVLLNASSILPNITLSMHVSGAGEKDSGNYSCRTEPPDALGTTAVITVEDLPTSGPSVNTLEPTVEPKQGMCEVHGVGVYRQGVLDVVMVWYLLLKAIFLILMVTTIALVLACRLR
- the LOC115157178 gene encoding uncharacterized protein LOC115157178 isoform X1; protein product: MEITYADPENKKLAEVIKALDNYCAPRRNTVLERHPFWAHNFNEQAGHCYTSINSAHVDQTIRPGHSFSLACEFVCLQPSHVMQWWKDGQVLLNASSILPNITLSMHVSGAGEKDSGNYSCRTEPPDALGTTAVITVEDLPTSGPSVNTLEPTVEPKQGMCEVHGVGVYRQGVLDVVMVWYLLLKAIFLILMVTTIALVLACRLR